A window of Hymenobacter siberiensis genomic DNA:
CTTGGGGTTATTTATTCCACCAGCCGCAGCAAATCGGCGGCAATGCCGGGCCAGGGCTGGTGCAGGTTGAGCGTGATGACGCGCACCGGGTGCCCGCCCAGGGTGTAGCGCACGTCCACGTCCTGCGTGGCGGCCGGATACAGCAATATGCTTTCCAGAACCTGGCCGGGGGCAGGGCGCTGGTTCTGGAGGTAGGCGTAGAGCTGGTAAAGGTGCGGGGCAATGAGGCGCTGCCGGTCGTAGCGCGGGCGCAGGGTGGCAGCGTAGTACTTGGTGTCGAGAATTATTTTGCGGTCGGGCGCTTCCAGCGTGGTATCGGTGAGCATGGTGGGCAGCAGGGCGAGGTCGGCGGCCAGCGGGGCTTCGGCCTGCCAGGCAATGGTTTCGGCAAAGACGCGGTAACGGCGCTGCTCGCGACGGAAAAAATTGCGGGTGAACTGCTCGAAGATGCGCGCCATCAGCGCTTCGTCGCGCCGGAAATCGGCGAAGCGCTTGCGGCCGGTAGCCGTGGGCTCGGGTAGGGCCGTGAGCCACACCAGCTCGCAGACGTGCACCAGAAACGCGGCCTGGCTATCCGGCCGCTGCCGCCGCAGCTCCCGAAACGTGGCGGCCGTGGGGGGAGGCAGCATAGCATTGAGCAGCCCCGTCGGAAACCGCTGGCCGACTTGGTGCAACTCGCGGCGCAGCGCCGGGGGCAAAGCTGCTGCCCGGCCCAGCGTGCCCAGCGTTTGGGCGGTGCAGGGGCGAGGCCGTGCCCAGTTCATCGAAGGCACAGATGACGCGGCCCTGGCCCAGCAGGCCCCGGCCCAGCGTGGGGGCCAGTTCCACGCGGCCCCGCAGGCTGGTAAGCTCGGCCTACTGCGTTTGAAACGTACGCGGCAGGCCGTTGCGGAGCAGGCGGCGCGTGGCGTGCAGCAGCACCTGCGCCAGCAGCCCCAGCGGCCGCTCGAAGGGTGCGGCTTCGCTGGCCAGCAGTACAGCCGGCTCAGGCAGCCGGTTCCAGGCGTAGCAGAGGAAATAGTAGAGGGTAGGGAGGGGTATCAATTGAATTGGCTGTTTTTTTAACAGAAAGGCGTGTACCAAAAATCCCTTCACTTTTTATTGCTCAATAACCAAACGCTTGCCCAATACTAACCAATAGGGAAATCCATTAGCCTCCGCGAAATGAAGCAGTAGTTGCGATGAAGAATGCTCATCGGGATTACCAATTACGGCAACGAAAGTCCGATTAGCAGGTTCAATAAGCAGATAGACGGTACACATTGAGCCTATTACTGTCAATCCCAATTCGTCTTCTCCATAGGGCAGGTCCTGGAATACCCTACGCAGGCACCGCGTACTTTTCTGCTCGATGCAGAGGCCAATGCGAGCTATTGTCTGTGAATTAGCGGCCGCATGACCTAATACATATGCTTTGCTTATGCGCCCTACAACCTGCGCTTCCAGCAGTAATTCCAAACACCTGCGATGATACTTTTTATCGGACCAAGATGCCGCGCGGGTACCTGATAGTATGTCTATTAAGTTCATTTTGCTTCAATATAGGACTTACGCACTTCAAAAGCTATGTAACCTGAAAATCAACGACTTGCATTCAAGACGCATATTTGTTATATTGCTGTTTTTCAGTTTGTTAGTGTTTCGACTGCGTAAGTCCTACAATAGTAGGTATGGCTATTGGTCTTGAACCTATTCTACGCCAGTAGCTTGCGCAACTGAGCCGCTGCCGTAGCTGGCTGCTCGCGCCAGTAATCAGCCAGTAGCGGACCGATTTCCTGCTCAAAAATCAGGCGCAGCCATTCTGAAGCCTGTCCCGGCTGGGCCGGCGGCTGGCAGAAGTAGCTGTGGCCGATTACAAAATCCGGCCCCAGCTCGGGGTCATCGGCTATGGCTTGGTTGAGGGATGCCATGCGGGTGCACAGTTGCTCGATGAGGTCGGCGGGCACCTGGCGGGCCGCCAGCTGCTGCCGTAGCGGTGGGCCAAACTGCGGCCGGGTTGGCGGTGGCCAGGCGGTAGGCCAGCCCGGCCACGGCACGGGGTGGGTAGCGGCGGTCTCGGTACACCAGCTCATACACGGTGCTGGGCGGTAGCGGGCGGCCTTCGCGGGTTATCTGGCGCAGGGCGCGCAGCACCTGCTTGCGGGTGAGCAGCGGGGCAGAATCGGAAGGGGCAACGGACATAGTGGGCAAGGTAGAACCGGAACAACAAGTGCGGGGAAGCAAAAAAAGTCCCCCGGCCGGGCCGGGAGACTTTTTTTGGAGAAACCGTAACGAAAAAATAACGTCCTAAACGTTAGGGAGCTACCGTAAACGTGCGGGTTACCGAGTTGTACGGGCCGGCAATCATGTTGCCGCTGCCGTCTATCAACTCCAGCTTCACCGTGTTTTCGCCAGCAGGCAGGCCCTCCATCTGGTAAGGCAGCCACTGGTTAAGTATAAATTCGGTGCCGTTGATGGTGGCGCGTACGCGGTTTCCGCCGGGCTCCAGCTTGGTATTCACCAGGTAAAAATCCAGCATGATGCGCTTGGCATCAACTCCCGAGTATGTGTCTTTTGGGCGGCTATAAAACAGGTTCGGAGCCTTCACATCGATGATGGGCGTGGCCGGAGCCGGGGTGTTGCCCACGTTAATCACGGTCAGGTCGTAGGCCCCGAGGTGCTTCAGACTCTCGTGGTACGAGCGCGACAGGAACGACAGCACCACGTGCTGGCCATCGGGAATAGCCTTGGTGAATTTGGTATCGTAGTGCGCCGTATAGGGCTGGTTGTCCACGATATTGTGGATGTGCTGGCCCTTCATCGAGTTGGCCATTTCGGCCATGTGGGGGCCGCCGCTCATTTTAGTGAGCTGGAAATTGGTGGTTTGGTAGTCAAATGCCACCTCACCGCTGGGCAGCGTAGCGCCGGCAACGGGGGCGCGCATCTGCATCTGAGCTTCGGGGAACTTGGGCGAATCGCTGAAGGGCGTCAGGCGGATACCGTTCGATTCCATGCTCTCGCCGCTGGCGGCAGTGCTGGTAGCACCGGGGGTATTGCTGCCGGCAGTAGCGCTAACATCGGTAGCGGGCTTGCTCGTTTCGCAGCTAGCCAGAAGTGCCAGCGTAATGGTGGTGCTGCACAGCAGCCAAAAAGGACGTTTCATAGACTCAAACCTTGAAAAAAAAGTGGTAGTGATTTATTGAATAGTATCGATGAGCGGGGTCGTTTACGATGAAGGACCGGTGCCGGGTTTTGCTTAACTTGCGCCGTTGCCCACCAAGAGTCTTACGTAGCCTCAAAGTAAACTCAATTTTATTATGCAAGACCAACTTCTTGACCATATTCCCTCGCTCGACCTCGCCGACTTCCGTTCCGGCGACGCCGAGCGTAAGGCTCGTTTTGTGCAGCAGCTCGGCGAGGCCTACCAGAACATCGGCTTTGTAGCCCTGAAAAACCATGGCCTCAACGACGAGCAAACCCGGCAGCTATACGCCGATGTGCAGGCGTTTTTCCAACTGCCCGACGAAGCCAAGCAGTGCTACGAAAATCCCGAGCTGGCCGGCCAGCGCGGCTACATCAGCAAAGGGAAGGAGCACGCCAAGGGCCGCAACACCGGCGACCTGAAGGAGTTCTACCACGTAGGTCAGGAAGTGGAGGAAGAGGACCCCATCAAAAACGAGTACCCCGACAATATCTGGCCCCAGGAAATTCCGGGCTTCCAGAAGAGCACCTTCACGGCTTACCGCACGCTGGAAAGCGCCGGCCAGGACGTGCTGCGTGCCATTGCGCTGTACCTGCACCTACCCGAAAACTACTTCGATGATAAGGTGAAGCACGGCAACAGCATCCTGCGCCCCATTCACTACTTCCCCATCGAAGACCCGGACGCGGTGCCCGCCGATGCCGTGCGCGCCGCCGAACACGGCGATATCAATCTCATTACCTTGCTGATGGGGGCCAGCGCCGACGGCCTGCAGGTGAAGCGCCGCGACGGCAAATGGATTCCCATCACGGCCCTGCCCGACCAGATTGTGGTGAACGTGGGCGACATGCTCCAGCGCCTCACCAACGGCGTGCTGAAATCTACCATTCACCGCGTGGTGAACCCGGCCCGCGAAAAAATGAACACCTCGCGCTTCAGCATCCCGTTCTTCATGCACCCGCGCTCCGAAATGAGCCTGGCTGCCCTGGAGCACTGCGTGACCCCCGACAACCCCAAGAAGGAAGCCGACATCACGGCCGGCGAGTTTCTGAACGAGCGCCTGATTGAGCTGGGGCTGAAGAAGAAATAAGGAAGAAGTTCAGAACAATAACCAGCACGTCATGCTGAGCGAAGTCGAAGCATCTCTACTGCGCAAGTAATCCAAGTTGGGGTAACGAAGCGGAAGAGATGCTTCGACAAGCTCAGCATGACGTTCTTTTTTGTTCCGCATGACCGTTCCAACGCCACCTACTGCCCCGCACCCCGCCGCACCCGTTTCCCTCACGCCGCCCCCGCGGCGCTCGGGCAAGCGCACGCGGCGGGGGCGGGGCATTATTTTTCTGAAGGATGTGGCCGTGCTGGCCCTCACGGCCTTTGGCGGACCGCAGGCGCACCTGGCCATGTTTTTCCGGCTGTTGGTGGATAAGCGCCGCTACATCAGCACGCCCGAGCTGCTGGAATTGCAGGCGCTGTGTGCGCTGCTGCCGGGGCCCACGTCCACCCAAACCATTACCGTTATCGGCTTCCGGCTGGGTGGGCCCAATCTGGCCTACCTCACGCTGCTGGTCTGGATGGCTCCGTCCGTGACGCTGATGACGCTGGCCGCCCTCGCCCTGAGCCATCTCGACCCGGCCCGGGTGGCGGCGCTGGTGCAGTTTGTGCAGCCGGTGGCGGTGGGCTTTGTGGCGTTCTCGGCCTACAAGATTGCGGAGAAGGTCATTCATACCAAAACGGCCGTGGGGCTGATGGTGGCCGCCGCCATGATGGCCTACTTTTTCCAGCTGCCCTGGATGCTGCCGCTGCTGCTGCTGGCCGGCGGGGCCGTAACCACGGTGCGCTACCGCAAGCACGCCATTGTGCAGAAAAAAAAGCCGCTGCGCGTGGAGTGGGCCAATTTTGTGCTGTGGCTGGGTATTCTGGTGGGGGCGGCCGTGCTGGGGCACTACACGCAGCTGCTGCCGGTGCGGCTGTTCGAGAATTTTTACCGCAACGGCTCGCTGGTATTTGGGGGTGGGCAGGTGCTGGCCCCGCTGCTGTATGCCGAGTTTGTGGAGTTCAAGCACTACCTCACGGGAACGGAGTTTTTGTCGGGCCTGGGACTGGTGCAGGCCATGCCAGGTCCTAATTTTTCCATCGCGGCCTACATCGGGGCGCTGGCCATGCGGCCGGCGGGTGGCAACGGCATGCAGGTGCTGGGGGCACTGGTGGGCGCGGCGGGCATCTTTCTGCCGGGCACGTTTCTCATCTTCTTCGTGATTCGCTTCTGGGACCGGCTGCGGCAGTACCGGGTGGTGCAGGCCTCGTTGGAGGGCATCAACGCCGTGAGCGCGGGGCTGGTGTGCGCGGCCACCTTCCTGCTCTACCACCCGCTGCCCGACCGCCTGCTGGAGCTGCCGTTTCACCTCGGCCCCATCGATTCGCTGCCCCTGAACCCGCTGCTGGTGGGGGCCACGTTCCTGCTGCTGCTTTGGGAGAAGGTGCCCAGCGTGGTCATCATTGCCGTGGCGCTGCTGGCCGGCGCGCTGCTGCCTGCCTGACTCAGGCCTCCGCCCTGGCGGTTAGGTACGCCATCCGGGCATCTTCCAGCTCGGTTAGTAAAGCGGTGCGTTGCTGCAATAGTGCGGCACCAACGGCTGGCGTGCGCCGGAAAAAGCGGGCGGCGCGCAGCCGCCGCAGGCGGGCTGCCAGCGTATTCCAGTAGCTCAGGGCATAAAAACCGGTGAGGGGCAGGCTGAGCACGTACAGTGCGGTCAGCCGCCAGTCGTGAGTGAAGTAGTGCACGGCTGCTGCCTGCAGCACGTAGGCCAGCGGGAAAGTCAGCATGCCCATCACCAGCATGATGGGAGCCACAAACTCCACATCCTTGGTAGCCCGCTTAGCCACGGCCGAAGGCAGGATGTAAGGCAGGTAGTTATTAACCACGCCATACAGCCATACCGGCGCGCCAAATACCAGGTTGAGCAGGCCGGCCACGGAGCCGCGCCGCTGGCTATCCAGCGCTTCGTCGCTGAGGTTGTGGCGGCGCAGGTCGGCCAGGTAGGCGGCAAACTGCGCGCGGGCGGCGGTGAGGCGCTCGGGGAAGTGCTGCTCGGCCCAGGGCAGGGCCTGGAGTAGGGTGCGGCTCAGCAGGAAGTTGTCGTAGAGGGTGTCGGGGTCGTCGTCGGGGTTGAGGTGGTCGCCGAAGGTGCGCTCAATCTGCTGCACGAAGGTGTCCTCGGCCGCGTCGCGGGTGATGACCAGGCGGCGTTCCAGCGCCACCCGAATGGCCTCGGTGAGCTGGTCGGCGGCCTCGTCGGGGTCCTGGGCGTAGGCGGCGGCATAGTCGGCTACGACGATGGGCGGGGCCACGTTCAGCAGCACATCCGAGCGAAACTTGCTGGGGTCAAAGTAGTTAGTGGCCACCGGCACCACTTTCAGGCCCAGCTTAAACTTATGGCGGGCTTCGGCCCCCAGCGCAATGCGGGCCGCGCCGGTTTTGAGGGGCCGCAGGCGGCGCTCGCTCACGCTGGTGCCCTCCGGAAAAATCATGATGGTGCCGCCCCGGCCCAAGTAGTCGTAGCAGCGGCCGAAGGTGGCCTCGTTCTGGGCGGCGCGCTGCTCGGGCGTGACGGGGCCGCCGGTGCCCGCGTCCTGCGCCCGGTAGATGGGAATGGAGTTGCCCGACTGCATGATGGCCCGCACGATGGGATTGCTGAAAAACGTGCTTTTGGCCAGAAAGGCAATGGGCTGGCGGCGGTTCACGGCCGCCAGCAGCGGGTCCATGAGGGTGTTGGGGTGGTTGCCGGCCAGCAGCAGCGGGCCCGGCAGGTGCAGGCGTTCGGGGTGCCGCACCGCGATGCGGCGGAAAAAGACCCGCAGCGCAACCTGCACCAGCGGTTTCATCACAGTATAAAAGAGCATGGGCGGC
This region includes:
- a CDS encoding isopenicillin N synthase family dioxygenase encodes the protein MQDQLLDHIPSLDLADFRSGDAERKARFVQQLGEAYQNIGFVALKNHGLNDEQTRQLYADVQAFFQLPDEAKQCYENPELAGQRGYISKGKEHAKGRNTGDLKEFYHVGQEVEEEDPIKNEYPDNIWPQEIPGFQKSTFTAYRTLESAGQDVLRAIALYLHLPENYFDDKVKHGNSILRPIHYFPIEDPDAVPADAVRAAEHGDINLITLLMGASADGLQVKRRDGKWIPITALPDQIVVNVGDMLQRLTNGVLKSTIHRVVNPAREKMNTSRFSIPFFMHPRSEMSLAALEHCVTPDNPKKEADITAGEFLNERLIELGLKKK
- a CDS encoding 5-methylcytosine restriction system specificity protein McrC, which gives rise to MNWARPRPCTAQTLGTLGRAAALPPALRRELHQVGQRFPTGLLNAMLPPPTAATFRELRRQRPDSQAAFLVHVCELVWLTALPEPTATGRKRFADFRRDEALMARIFEQFTRNFFRREQRRYRVFAETIAWQAEAPLAADLALLPTMLTDTTLEAPDRKIILDTKYYAATLRPRYDRQRLIAPHLYQLYAYLQNQRPAPGQVLESILLYPAATQDVDVRYTLGGHPVRVITLNLHQPWPGIAADLLRLVE
- the chrA gene encoding chromate efflux transporter yields the protein MTVPTPPTAPHPAAPVSLTPPPRRSGKRTRRGRGIIFLKDVAVLALTAFGGPQAHLAMFFRLLVDKRRYISTPELLELQALCALLPGPTSTQTITVIGFRLGGPNLAYLTLLVWMAPSVTLMTLAALALSHLDPARVAALVQFVQPVAVGFVAFSAYKIAEKVIHTKTAVGLMVAAAMMAYFFQLPWMLPLLLLAGGAVTTVRYRKHAIVQKKKPLRVEWANFVLWLGILVGAAVLGHYTQLLPVRLFENFYRNGSLVFGGGQVLAPLLYAEFVEFKHYLTGTEFLSGLGLVQAMPGPNFSIAAYIGALAMRPAGGNGMQVLGALVGAAGIFLPGTFLIFFVIRFWDRLRQYRVVQASLEGINAVSAGLVCAATFLLYHPLPDRLLELPFHLGPIDSLPLNPLLVGATFLLLLWEKVPSVVIIAVALLAGALLPA
- a CDS encoding lysophospholipid acyltransferase family protein, encoding MLFYTVMKPLVQVALRVFFRRIAVRHPERLHLPGPLLLAGNHPNTLMDPLLAAVNRRQPIAFLAKSTFFSNPIVRAIMQSGNSIPIYRAQDAGTGGPVTPEQRAAQNEATFGRCYDYLGRGGTIMIFPEGTSVSERRLRPLKTGAARIALGAEARHKFKLGLKVVPVATNYFDPSKFRSDVLLNVAPPIVVADYAAAYAQDPDEAADQLTEAIRVALERRLVITRDAAEDTFVQQIERTFGDHLNPDDDPDTLYDNFLLSRTLLQALPWAEQHFPERLTAARAQFAAYLADLRRHNLSDEALDSQRRGSVAGLLNLVFGAPVWLYGVVNNYLPYILPSAVAKRATKDVEFVAPIMLVMGMLTFPLAYVLQAAAVHYFTHDWRLTALYVLSLPLTGFYALSYWNTLAARLRRLRAARFFRRTPAVGAALLQQRTALLTELEDARMAYLTARAEA